The DNA sequence GATCCCGGGCCGGGGTCATTGGACACAGCCCCAGTGACGTAGGGTTAGATCCCGGGCCGGGGTCATTGGACACAGCCCCAGTGACGTAGGGTTAGATCCCGGGCCGGGGTCATTGGACACAGCCCCAGTGACGTAGGGTTAGATCCCGGGCCGGGGTCATTGGACACAGCCCCAGTGACGTAGGGTTAGACCCAGGGCCGGGGTCATTGGACACAGCCCCAGTGACGTAGGGTTAGACCTAGGGCCGGGGTCATTGGACACAGCCCCAGTGACGTAGGGTTAGATCCAGGGCCGGGGTCATTGGACACAGCCCCAGTGACGTAGGGTTAGATCCCGGGCCGGGGTCACTGGACACAGCCCCAGTGACGTAGGGTTAGATCCAGGGCCAGGGTCACTGGACACAGCCCCAGTGACGTAGGGTTAGATCCCGGGCCGGGATCATTGGACACAGCCCCAGTGACGTAGGGTTAGACCCAGGGCCGGGGTCACTGGACACAGCTCCAGTGACGTAGGGTTAGATCCTGGGCCGGGGTCACTGGACACAGCCCCAGTGACGTAGGGTTAGATCCAGGGCCGGGGTCACTGGACACAGCCCCAGTGACGTAGGGTTAGACCCAGGGCCGGGGTCACTGGACACAGCCCCAGTGACGTAGGGTTAGATCCCGGGCCGGGATCATTGGACACAGCCCCAGTGACGTAGGGTTAGACCCAGGGCCGGGGTCATTGGACAGGAAAATCATTTCCCACCCACCTCGAACCAGGATGATTTATATGCCCATTGGCTTAGAAGTGAACAATCAATAGGTTGCTTTCAAGCACGGCTCACAACCCCCTTTAACTGATGAGCATATAACCAGCCACATGTTACTCATGTCTCCACACACCTAGAACCTGACTCCTAGGCACATGTAAACCTTTCGTAAATCAAACGACTGCTAGTTGGAAAACGGAGAGGGGGCAGAATTTCATCTTTTCCTCAAAGAAAAACACAATCTCTGAACTTGTTTCTGTTTTAGGCCAAAAATTTTCCTGTTTCACCCCCCAAAATCTACAACTTtccaccaaccccccccccaccccccttcaggtTCTGGccaaaatctgttttcatttttagcCCAAAACTTTCATTTTTGGCCAAAGTCTTCTCCGATTTCCAGCCCAAATGTTTTTGGCAGAAGTTTTTCAGCACTCCTTTTTTCAACCATAAATCAAACTTTTCCCAGGAAGCAGCCCCATGCCATGGACATGTTCAACTGATCAGCCATCCAATTTTAcgctggtggtgggggggggggggagatacaaTTTCGATGGCAAATTTCTCAATGGCTCTAAATGGAACCTCAGGAATGCTCGATTGctgaaagaaaacaacaaaataaatgcatTCCTGGGAAAGTTTTCAGGGGAAATGGCCATAAAAATTGCTGAGGCAAATAGGGATGtggcaagaaagaagaagaaatatgGGGGGCTTGTCTCGTTTTTCCGACCTGCTGGCTCCTTCCCCCTTGAAGCTAAGCCTGCCCCCCAACATTGGTGTTACCGTACATTGAGGGCTTTTTGTTGTTCCCCATCCGGATATCACACATTTCTCCCCGGAGGAGGGGCAACTGGTAGGTAGCTCCAGGGGTTGGACATTTTTGTTGAAGTTAGCCGGGGTGAGCAATTTGATGAGCATGATGTCATTGTCCTTGCTGGCGGGGTTATAGCCGGGGTGGAGGATCATTTTGTCTGAGAGTCTCAGCTGCTCTGTCCAGTCCAGATGCTTGATGTTGTGCTCTCCCAGGCGCACActgatggggctgcagggaaacaGACGCATGTCAGAAAAGCGTGGGGTGGGGGACCGAGGCCATGGTGGGAACTGGGCACTGGTTGTTGGGCTGGAATCCCTgggggaggttctctggcctgggctataTAGGAGGTCAAACTGGATAGAACATGAATGTAGGGAATCCATGAATCTCTGAAGGTGGAGTTAAGGGTACACATGCAAGGGGGCGGAGTTAAGGGTACACACAAGGGGGTGGAGTTAAGGGTGCGCTAGCTCAACCATCAGATATGGGCTGGATGCAGAAATCGCTAGGCGTGGCTATGAGATCAAACACAGGCACAATCCCATGAGCACAGAAACATCCTTTTACAAATACACATATACACAATCATGTATACACTCCCCCTCCCAATTTACAGTCACACGTGCTCTCCCCAAACACACAAATGCACGATTGTACTCTCACAATCACAATCACACATGTGCTCCCCCACACATGCACAAATGCATAAGCACACTCTCACACCAACTCCCAATCACACACTACTcaaaatacacacatgcacaattGCACTCTCACACTCAGAATCACACATGCCCCCCCCAAACATTCACAAATGCTCAAGCACACTCTCACAATCACACACCTCCTCCCCAACATATTCACAACATGCCCAACCGTGCTCTCAGACCCACTCACAAACACACATGCCCTAcccaacacatgcacacacacctgcACAAGTGCACTCTCACACCCATTCACAATCAGACATACAATTCCCAACACGTGCACAACCGCACTGTCACACCCACTTACAATCACACACCCACTCAGTTACACACAGACCCTCTCCCCTACATACACACCCTCTCCCCCTCGCCCGACATCCCCACAAACCTACACTCACCAACTGACGTGGCAGTGGGCTGCGGTGATCACCCAGTTCCTGGCAATCAGGGTCCCTCCACAGTTGAGCTGGGGGCCCACAAAGAGGGCGGCCTGCCAAGGCATGGAGTGAGGCGTGCAGGGGGCACCACCGATGATCCGGTTATTCTGGCTGGTCACTGGGAGGCAAAGCAGAAACGTTCacaactggggagggaggggaagctctGTGATGCTGCAGCGCTATCCTGCTTTGCCCCCGTTCAGATCAGGGtcccccagctccttcctcctctTGCTTCAGTGTCTGATTCAAATTCGCCCCAGGTGCAGCCAGTGGAAATTAGAAAACGTCACCAAACCGTGCCCTCACCATTAGCCATCTCAGTCCCCTGGCATTTCTGTCTCTGACCTGACCATCACCGCAGCCTCTGGGTGCCTCACCCCTTTAGCACAGTGACCCTCACCACCACCTCTGGAAGGCTGGGCAGGGCTATTGTCCCCTTTGTACACTAGAGGATGTAGtaagaagagggcctgaaacataagcccatgtatcagaggcctggtatgaggcctgaggcctgaactgaaGTAGTCAAAACTGTGCTGACATGAAGCAAAGGCaggttgtgagcaagaggcaggccctgctcacagaatttggcaagcacagggctgatattgcaaaaacacacattccTCAGAGGTGTTAGGCATAggacactcacacaaacacattctAGAAGGGTGGTACCGGAATACCTTGATACCAAATACACTCCCCAAAGATAACTGGAACATGCTGTCCCATCTTAAAGATAAGGgcaggatgacagcatgatggatagagatgttttgattgagcCTACAGGTACAAGGCAATAGATGGTGCCTGAAGACATCAGTGgcaatacgtaacttgtttgtattgggctATAAAGAtgcatctcagagggagtgtctttggccagctgagggggcagtggaaagtcccaccactgactgagctggtccataCATGTGCTAGTGTAGTTGTAGACATTGATCCGGGGAGCTAGGACcgtgctttgttgacaataaacctggcctggtgccttcACACCTTAAccgatcttgtggtcattgggcggttcgTTTGAGGTCTGCTgcgcagggctgggatggcataCGGCGGGAACACACATGTGCAGCCGAACATCTGACGACATTGGTGACCCCAACgttttgaccactactttagttcaggcctcataccaggcctctgatacaaggacttatgtttcaggccctcttcttactacatgggaaactgaggcacagagcagcaatgtGACTTAACCGAGGTCACACCACGTCTGTGTTGGGGCAGAATTGAAGCCACGTCCCGCACATCCCAGGCCTGTgcgctaaccactgggccatcatTCCTGGCTCCCGTTTGCAATCGATCGTTAGCAATTAAAATCAACTCGAAGGGGGGACTCCTTATTTGCTTCACAGGCACCTGCTTAAAGTGCAAAGCCATGCCCGCCCTGTCTCTCACAAAACCGTGCACACAGACTGGAAATCAGCGTACATTCTGATCAGGGGGGATAATTAATCACTGGACCCAGTGACGAGGATTCTTCGTCACTGACAACTTTGACATCAAGATGGGGCGTTTTACAGAAAGCTCAGCTTTGGGATCATTTGGGAGCCGTTTGCAGGCCTGCGTGATGCAGGAGGCCAacccagatgatcacaatggtcccatctggccttgaaAACACACCCACCTGGGTGCACACACAAGCCTGCAGATGTGCACGCTGAGAAATACGCCCTCCCACACACTAGGCTTGCCAAcattctacttgcacaaaaccaaaaacccttgccccacccctcctccaaagCACCGCCCCTTATccgagcccccaccccccgcacccccgtcgctcgctctccccaccctcactcagttGCTCATTTTCAcgaggctggggcaggtggttgggctgtgtgagggggtgaggactccgactgggggtgcagactcaggtggggctggggatgagggttggggtgcaggagggggctctgggctgagaccaaggggttcagagggtgggagggggatcagggctggggcagggggttgaagtgtgtgagggggtgaggactctgactgggggtgcagactcaggtggggctggggatgagaggttggggtgcaggagggggctctggcctgagaccaaggggttcagagggtgggagggggatcagggctggggcagggggctgggctgtgggacgGGAtaagggttctggctgggggtgcagactctggggtggggctggggatgaggggttggggtgcaggagagggctctgggctgagaccaaggggttcagagggtcggagggggatcagggctggggcagggggttgaagtgtgtgagggggtgagggctctggctgggggtgcagactcaggtggggctggggatgaggattggggtgcaggagggggctccgggcttggaccaaggggttcagagggtgggagggggatcagggctggagcagggggttgggacgtgGGAGAAGGGTCAGGAGTGCAGGTTCCCAGCaacacttacctcaagcagctccatgtcccccctccggctcttacacggaggcgtggccaggctgctctgcgcactgccccgtccgcaggcgccgcccctgcagctcccattggccgtggttcccagccagtgggagctgcagagctggcatttggGGCGGAGGCAACGCGtgtagctccctggctgcccctatgtgaaGGAAcaggagggggggacatgccactgtttccgggagctgcacagagccacggcaggcagggaacctgctgTAACCTGCTgtgccaccaaccagacttttaacccAGCTGTGCtaaccggagctgccagggtcccttttcaactgggcgttctggtcgaaaacgggacacctggcaaccctaccccacACACGTCCGTGCTCGCATATTCACACACGTGCATTCAAACACAACCGTGCACTCTGCAGTCTGCAAATACAGTAAGGGCTGTTCCAAGAGGACGGGGATCGATTGTTCTCTGTGTCAGCCAAGAATGAGAAGGAAACAGCTACATCCGCATCAAAGGAGATTGAGGGTAGATATTTGGAACAACTTTCTCAGCTCTGGAAtcgacttccaagggaggttgtggaagacccgccactggaggtttttaagaacaggttgggcaaacacctgtcCAGGCTGGTCTACGTTTACTTGTTCCTGCCACAGCGCCGGGggatggactcgatgacctctcgaggtcccgtccaacccctCATTGCTGTGATTCAATGCGCACGCAGCCCCACACATTCGCAGATAAACGACAGCACACCAACAGAATATGGAACACCCAATCGTGCAGATACACACTCAGTCTTCCTTGCACAATACTTGCGGATAAACACACAGTCACGTGCTCACACTTACACATGCTCGCAGATAAACACAATCACGCACATACTCACCgcttaacacacacacatacagacacacacaatcgTGCCCAAGCACACAATCGCACACGCACTCAGAGACAAACACTCACCCGC is a window from the Malaclemys terrapin pileata isolate rMalTer1 chromosome 21, rMalTer1.hap1, whole genome shotgun sequence genome containing:
- the LOC128827528 gene encoding trypsin-like; the protein is MERLGIALLLVTAVTSQNNRIIGGAPCTPHSMPWQAALFVGPQLNCGGTLIARNWVITAAHCHVSCPISVRLGEHNIKHLDWTEQLRLSDKMILHPGYNPASKDNDIMLIKLLTPANFNKNVQPLELPTSCPSSGEKCVISGWGTTKSPQLYFPPVLHCGNVSIFSKELCRSIYPHYYTENMLCAGVLEGGIDSCQGDSGGPLLCNGKLQGIVSWGTQTCALPNKPGVYVSICKYIDWIRETMNNN